The following coding sequences are from one Penaeus monodon isolate SGIC_2016 chromosome 21, NSTDA_Pmon_1, whole genome shotgun sequence window:
- the LOC119586404 gene encoding uncharacterized protein LOC119586404 yields MLTKVVTHVKYFMRYKEAVVRANAFSVMVSVLMIKPQVPELQDILLRFKTPAPATLVSPPEVTPPSLLEEELPGEEEELVDDENEEAESKLEKKMAMMNWLSEDERGKSK; encoded by the exons ATGTTGACAAAAGTTGTTACTCATGTCAAATACTTCATGAGATATAAAG AGGCTGTAGTTCGAGCCAATGCTTTTTCAGTGATGGTGAGTGTGCTCATGATCAAGCCACAAGTGCCTGAACTACAAGACATCCTTTTGCGCTTCAAGACTCCTGCTCCGGCAACATTAGTCTCCCCTCCTGAAGTCACACCTCCATCACTCTTGGAAGAGGAACTtccaggggaggaagaggagctggtcgatgatgagaatgaggaggcaGAATCTAAACTGGAAAAGAAAATGGCAATGATGAATTGG CTAAGtgaagatgaaaggggaaaaagtaagtGA